One window of Acidobacteriota bacterium genomic DNA carries:
- a CDS encoding thioesterase family protein, translating into MVLIFRIILGVIRGLRRKNRRGLFEDSVIRLRVLPTDADLYFHLNNGRYLSISDLGRLDLAMGNGFSSVMMKNRWFPVVATSMARFRFSIDLFQRFTLRTRIVGWDAKWLYIVHWFEVDGRAAATILLKAVFLERRQTVPPVRLFEEMGIVVESERLPEWIRHWTETEEAIKPALNQAMEDSVEKIDREQAE; encoded by the coding sequence ATGGTGCTCATCTTCAGAATCATTCTCGGGGTGATACGAGGCCTGCGTCGAAAGAATCGCCGGGGGCTTTTCGAGGATTCCGTCATCCGGCTGCGCGTCCTGCCGACCGACGCCGACCTCTACTTTCACCTCAACAACGGCCGCTATCTCAGCATCTCCGATCTGGGGCGGCTGGATCTGGCGATGGGAAACGGGTTTTCCTCGGTCATGATGAAGAACCGGTGGTTTCCGGTCGTCGCGACCTCGATGGCTCGTTTCAGGTTCTCGATCGACCTCTTCCAGCGGTTCACTCTGAGGACGAGAATCGTCGGCTGGGATGCGAAGTGGCTCTACATCGTCCACTGGTTCGAGGTCGATGGCCGGGCGGCGGCAACGATCCTTCTGAAGGCGGTCTTTCTCGAGCGGCGGCAGACGGTTCCTCCGGTACGGCTCTTCGAAGAGATGGGGATCGTCGTCGAGTCCGAACGCCTCCCGGAATGGATTCGGCATTGGACCGAGACCGAGGAAGCGATCAAGCCGGCACTGAACCAGGCAATGGAGGATTCCGTTGAAAAAATCGACCGCGAACAAGCTGAATGA